The Pangasianodon hypophthalmus isolate fPanHyp1 chromosome 2, fPanHyp1.pri, whole genome shotgun sequence genome window below encodes:
- the parp3 gene encoding protein mono-ADP-ribosyltransferase PARP3, with protein MAPKRKAASASKAGGKKVKEEPETPVKDKFTSAKEALKATGPQVKANRKPDCLCRLSDAEVHEDYDCMLNQTNIGNNNNKFYVIQVLLSGGQYYCWTRWGRVGEAGQNNLAGPSNVDAAIKNFEKKFKEKTKNNWSDRDNFVSHAGKYTLIEVEGDQDAEVMVDAVGSRPVTVKKNILPCTLDDATQRLMKFIFNNDMFKEAMESMNLDIKKMPLGKLSKQQIAKGFEALEEIEEAIKKKSNESKLAELTSKFFTIIPHNFGRNRPPVIRDDVILQDKKEMLLVLADIEIAQSLKAESEKAKEEMVETVPHPIDQDYHSLKCNLTLMDKKSKEFKIIEKYLNATGERLSIVDVWEVDRDKEAERFRDHDALGNRKLLWHGTNVAVVAAILKSGLRIMPHSGGRVGRGIYFASENLKSAGYVRTSKNIGIMFLNEVALGTECTITRDDPSLRKAPDGYDSVVARGTQEPDPSKDVVIHLDGKNVVVPQGKAMKQPQYENSNFYNSEYLIYKESQCRIRYLLELRF; from the exons ATGGCGCCAAAGAGAAAGGCAGCATCTGCCTCCAAAGCAGGTGGAAAGAAGGTAAAAGAGGAGCCTGAAACTCCAGTAAAAGACAAGTTCACCTCTGCTAAAGAAGCTCTGAAGGCCACAGGACCACAGGTTAAGGCCAACCGGAAACCAGACTGTTTATGTCGCCTATCAGATGCTGAG GTTCATGAAGATTATGATTGTATGCTGAACCAGACCAACATTggaaataacaacaacaaatttTATGTAATCCAAGTCTTATTGTCAGGAGGACAGTATTATTGCTGGACAAGATGGGGCAGAGTA GGAGAAGCAGGACAGAACAATTTAGCTGGACCTTCAAATGTTGATGCTGCAATTAAGAACTTTGAAAAGAAATtcaaagagaaaacaaagaacaacTGGAGCGATCGGGATAACTTTGTCTCTCATGCAGGAAAATACACTCTGATTGAGGTGGAAGGAGACCAGGATGCAGAAGTGATG GTTGATGCTGTAGGTAGCAGACCAGTGACAGTAAAAAAGAACATTCTGCCTTGCACACTGGACGATGCAACTCAAAGACTCATGAAGTTCATCTTCAACAATGACATGTTCAAGGAGGCCATGGAGAGCATGAACCTGG ACATTAAGAAGATGCCACTGGGGAAACTGAGTAAGCAGCAGATTGCTAAAGGCTTTGAGGCCTTAGAAGAGATTGAGGAGGcaataaagaagaaaagtaaTGAAAGCAAGTTAGCAGAGCTTACTTCTAAGTTCTTCACCATTATTCCACATAACTTTGGCCGCAATAGACCCCCTGTCATCAGAGATGATGTTATTCTTCAGGACAAGAAGGAGATGCTTCTG GTCTTGGCAGATATAGAGATAGCCCAAAGCCTTAAAGCTGAGTCGGAAAAAGCGAAGGAGGAGATGGTGGAGACTGTTCCTCATCCAATAGACCAGGACTACCACTCTCTAAAATGCAACCTCACACTCATGGataaaaaatctaaagaatTTAAG ATTATTGAGAAGTATTTAAATGCCACTGGCGAAAGACTCTCCATAGTAGATGTATGGGAAGTGGACAGAGATAAAGAG GCAGAGCGCTTCAGAGACCATGATGCTTTGGGGAACCGGAAGCTTCTGTGGCATGGTACTAACGTGGCTGtagtggcagccattttgaaaagTGGCCTACGCATCATGCCACACTCTGGTGGTCGGGTGGGCAGGGGGATTTACTTTGCCTCAGAAAATTTGAAGTCTGCTGGTTATG TCCGAACATCAAAGAATATTGGCATCATGTTTCTGAATGAAGTTGCTCTGGGCACGGAATGCACCATCACGAGAGATGACCCAAGCTTAAGGAAGGCTCCTGACGGCTATGACAGTGTGGTAGCACGTGGGACACAAGAACCAG ATCCCTCAAAAGACGTCGTCATTCACCTGGATGGGAAGAACGTGGTTGTGCCACAAGGGAAAGCCATGAAGCAACCTCAGTATGAAAACAGCAACTTCTACAACAGTGAGTATCTCATTTACAAGGAGAGTCAGTGCCGCATCCGCTACCTGCTGGAGCTCCGCTTCTAG
- the gpr61l gene encoding probable G-protein coupled receptor — translation MEKAGPGFLTNHTTPNDTSSQWRPTKPTPPSMEEVIHSESQIKHLVGLFGMVTLNLAALLGNTGVILAIARAPHTKKYAFVCHLCAVDLLCAILLMPLGIVSSSPFFSTVTFTVLECQVYIFLNVFLVCASILTVTAISVERYYYIVHPMRYEVKMTIHLAVGVMVFIWVKSLLLALVTLLGWPAYGHQSSIAATHCSLHWSHSRLRKVFAILFCAVCFLVPAVVIFAVYCNVYKVARSAARQHVPMPPWPPNPAKCRSDSINSQTTIITTTQSLPQRLSPERVFGGGKAALTLVVIVGQFLLCWLPYFSFHLHMSITAPLQSPGDIEEIVTWLAYSSFAVNPFFYGLLNRQIREELIKLRKCCASNRPVEFRGSSHEGSIQENFLQFLQRTSSKTETTRSSCANSSPRNTLDHSVRIPGQIPEE, via the coding sequence ATGGAGAAGGCTGGGCCAGGTTTCCTGACAAATCACACAACTCCAAATGATACATCTAGCCAATGGAGACCCACAAAGCCCACCCCACCAAGCATGGAGGAAGTCATCCACTCCGAGTCCCAAATTAAACATCTAGTGGGGTTATTTGGCATGGTGACCCTTAACCTTGCAGCCCTGCTTGGCAACACCGGAGTTATTTTGGCCATTGCCCGAGCTCCCCACACGAAGAAATATGCATTTGTATGCCATCTTTGTGCAGTGGATTTGCTTTGTGCCATATTACTGATGCCTCTTGGAATAGTATCGAGTTCTCCATTCTTCAGTACTGTGACATTTACGGTTCTGGAGTGCCAAGTATACATCTTTCTTAACGTGTTTCTGGTCTGTGCCTCTATTCTTACTGTAACTGCCATTAGCGTGGAACGCTACTATTACATTGTTCATCCCATGCGCTATGAGGTAAAAATGACTATACACCTGGCTGTTGGAGTCATGGTATTCATTTGGGTGAAATCTTTGCTTTTAGCACTTGTTACCTTACTTGGTTGGCCAGCATATGGGCATCAAAGCTCCATTGCAGCTACCCATTGCTCTCTACATTGGAGTCATAGTCGTCTCAGGAAAGTGTTTGCCATTCTTTTCTGTGCGGTGTGCTTTCTGGTTCCTGCAGTCGTGATTTTTGCTGTGTACTGTAACGTCTACAAGGTGGCACGGTCAGCTGCAAGACAACATGTTCCCATGCCCCCCTGGCCCCCTAATCCAGCTAAGTGTCGCTCAGATTCCATTAACAGTCAGACTACCATCATCACTACTACACAGAGTTTGCCTCAGAGATTGTCCCCTGAAAGGGTATTTGGAGGTGGGAAGGCAGCCCTCACACTTGTGGTAATTGTGGGGCAGTTCCTGCTGTGCTGGCTTCCATACTTCAGCTTCCACCTTCACATGTCCATCACAGCACCACTCCAGAGTCCAGGGGACATTGAGGAGATTGTCACTTGGTTGGCGTACTCCTCGTTTGCAGTGAACCCATTTTTCTATGGGCTGCTTAACAGGCAGATCCGAGAGGAACTCATAAAGCTCAGGAAGTGCTGTGCTTCCAACAGACCTGTGGAATTTAGAGGCTCCAGTCATGAAGGATCCATCCAGGAGAACTTCCTACAGTTCCTGCAGAGGACCAGCAGCAAGACTGAGACCACCAGGTCCAGCTGTGCCAACTCCAGCCCCAGAAACACCCTGGACCATAGTGTCAGGATACCTGGACAGATCCCTGAGGAGTGA
- the LOC113529636 gene encoding caveolin-2-like, whose product MGDIPGISVEEQTGNQDEKDSTHKGMKVLIKDRDPKGMNDFLKVAFEDVIAEPASVHSFDKVWLWSNALFEVSRLCLYRFISLLLAVPVALLAGLLFSILTFLHIWFIVPTMQLLLMNMHWVKVVWASVLDLTISPFFFSLGRCCGSISIRWTKD is encoded by the exons ATGGGTGATATTCCGGGAATCTCAGTGGAGGAGCAAACAGGGAACCAAGACGAAAAGGATTCTACGCACAAAGGCATGAAAGTACTCATTAAGGATAGGGATCCCAAAGGAATGAATGATTTCCTTAAG GTGGCCTTTGAGGACGTGATTGCAGAGCCTGCATCAGTGCACAGCTTCGATAAGGTGTGGCTGTGGAGTAATGCTCTATTCGAGGTGTCCAGGCTTTGCCTATACCGCTTCATTTCCTTGCTGCTGGCTGTGCCTGTAGCACTGTTGGCTGGCCTGCTCTTCTCCATCCTCACTTTTCTGCACATCTG GTTCATAGTCCCCACTATGCAACTTCTGTTGATGAACATGCACTGGGTAAAAGTAGTATGGGCCAGTGTGCTGGACCTTACCATCTCTCCCTTTTTCTTCAGTCTGGGAAGATGCTGTGGGTCCATCAGTATTCGCTGGACAAAAGACTAG